A genomic stretch from Desulfolutivibrio sulfodismutans DSM 3696 includes:
- the rpmF gene encoding 50S ribosomal protein L32, whose amino-acid sequence MAVPNRKISKSRKGMRRAHDKVAIPTVILCQCGEPTLPHRVCPSCGTYRGRQMLRQEDGE is encoded by the coding sequence ATGGCGGTACCTAATAGAAAAATTTCCAAGTCCCGCAAGGGCATGCGTCGCGCCCACGATAAGGTGGCCATTCCCACCGTGATCCTTTGCCAATGCGGCGAGCCGACCTTGCCGCACCGCGTCTGCCCGAGCTGCGGAACCTACCGGGGCCGCCAGATGCTCAGGCAGGAAGATGGCGAATAG
- the fabG gene encoding 3-oxoacyl-[acyl-carrier-protein] reductase, with product MSEMTKAALVTGGSRGIGAAVAKKLAAGGLHVLLTSVSKPEKAQAVCDEIAAAGGRADALHLDVGDMAAVSAFFAEHVKDKVDLHVLVNNAGITKDGFIVRMRDEDFENVVRVNLFGAFACLREAAKLMMKRKSGRIVNIVSVVAQSGNASQANYVAAKAGLIGLTKSAALELAPRGITVNAVAPGFIETDMTAVLPDAVKTSYADRIPLKRAGTADEVADAVAFLASDAAAYVTGQVLAVNGGMYL from the coding sequence ATGAGCGAGATGACCAAAGCGGCCCTTGTCACGGGAGGCTCCCGGGGCATTGGCGCGGCCGTGGCCAAGAAGCTGGCGGCAGGCGGCCTGCATGTCCTTTTGACCTCTGTGAGCAAGCCCGAGAAGGCCCAGGCCGTGTGCGACGAGATCGCCGCCGCCGGAGGTCGGGCCGACGCCCTGCACCTGGATGTGGGCGACATGGCGGCGGTGAGCGCTTTTTTTGCGGAGCACGTCAAGGACAAGGTGGACCTGCATGTTTTAGTCAACAATGCGGGCATCACCAAGGATGGATTCATCGTGCGCATGCGCGATGAGGACTTTGAAAATGTGGTTCGGGTGAATCTTTTCGGGGCCTTCGCCTGTCTGCGCGAGGCGGCCAAGCTCATGATGAAGCGCAAAAGCGGCCGCATCGTGAACATCGTCTCGGTGGTCGCCCAGTCCGGAAATGCCAGCCAGGCCAATTATGTGGCGGCCAAGGCCGGACTCATCGGCCTGACCAAGTCCGCCGCCCTGGAACTCGCCCCGCGCGGCATCACGGTCAACGCCGTGGCCCCGGGGTTTATCGAAACGGATATGACCGCCGTCCTGCCCGACGCGGTCAAGACCTCCTACGCTGACCGCATCCCCTTGAAGCGGGCCGGGACCGCTGACGAGGTGGCCGACGCCGTGGCCTTTTTGGCCTCGGACGCCGCAGCCTACGTCACCGGACAGGTGCTGGCGGTCAACGGCGGAATGTATCTGTAA
- the plsX gene encoding phosphate acyltransferase PlsX: MANRRPRIAVDAMGGDFGPHVVIPGALHAAKTKKIDIVLVGDQPRIEAELNARGFKGQGVEIVHAPQMVEMEEKPSEALRKKKDSSIQVAVNLVRDKQADGVISAGNSGATLASAMFTIGRVPGVERPALATFMPTEKSHFVLIDVGANVDCKPFHLLQFGIMADVLARSMLGIANPRVALLSIGEEQGKGNLQVKEAFELMRMSSLNFMGNVEGRDLFTGDVDVVVCDGFVGNVVLKQSEGLASSLGRLLKGELRRGFFGKIGTMLALSSLKRFSRLVDYAEYGGAPFLGLEGICLVCHGASNSKAIANAVNMAARFVDGNANEHLVKDIAANINLTVARKKSRHSEPAGSIEPAGAQEAAVPDQTP, from the coding sequence ATGGCGAATAGAAGGCCGCGCATCGCCGTGGATGCCATGGGCGGGGACTTCGGTCCCCACGTGGTCATCCCCGGCGCCCTGCACGCCGCCAAGACCAAGAAGATCGACATCGTCCTGGTCGGCGATCAGCCCCGCATTGAGGCGGAGCTGAACGCGCGTGGATTCAAAGGCCAGGGCGTGGAGATCGTGCACGCCCCCCAGATGGTGGAGATGGAGGAGAAACCCTCCGAGGCCCTTCGCAAGAAAAAGGACTCCTCCATCCAGGTGGCCGTGAATCTCGTGCGCGACAAACAGGCCGACGGGGTGATCAGCGCCGGAAATTCCGGGGCCACCCTGGCCAGCGCCATGTTCACCATCGGCCGGGTGCCGGGCGTGGAACGCCCTGCCCTGGCCACGTTCATGCCCACGGAAAAGTCCCACTTCGTACTCATTGATGTCGGGGCCAACGTGGACTGCAAGCCGTTCCACCTGCTCCAGTTCGGCATCATGGCCGACGTGCTGGCCCGTTCCATGCTCGGCATCGCCAATCCCCGGGTGGCGCTTTTGTCCATCGGCGAGGAACAGGGCAAGGGCAACCTCCAGGTCAAGGAGGCCTTCGAACTGATGCGCATGAGTTCCTTAAACTTCATGGGCAATGTCGAAGGGCGCGACCTTTTTACCGGCGACGTGGACGTGGTGGTGTGCGACGGCTTTGTGGGCAATGTGGTGCTTAAGCAGTCCGAGGGCCTGGCCTCGTCGCTTGGGCGTCTGCTCAAGGGCGAACTGCGGCGCGGTTTTTTCGGCAAGATCGGCACCATGCTGGCCTTAAGCTCGCTCAAGCGCTTTTCTCGGCTTGTGGACTATGCCGAATACGGCGGCGCGCCGTTTCTGGGCCTTGAGGGCATCTGTCTGGTGTGCCATGGGGCGTCCAACAGCAAGGCCATCGCCAACGCCGTGAACATGGCCGCCCGGTTCGTCGACGGCAACGCCAACGAACACCTCGTCAAGGACATCGCCGCCAACATCAACCTGACGGTGGCCCGGAAAAAATCACGCCACTCCGAACCGGCCGGGTCCATCGAGCCTGCCGGTGCGCAAGAGGCGGCCGTTCCGGACCAGACGCCCTAA
- a CDS encoding DUF4276 family protein encodes MKIVVLVEGDTEVKALPPFFRRWLAAGGCGHVGVVASSFRGNDNYLKEYAKKARLFLAVKDVIGVIGLLDLYGLKHPQALTGTMAQRYKNMQGELEKNVAGVFRQHFAVHELEAWLLSDPDLFDSPLRPKLPKKSPEKVNFDMLPAKVLEKHYPTVLGRDYKKTTDGVTLFQKLDPAVAAAKCPYLKALLEDLLDMARKSAKAFGPAEPSPTGSRHAPRTAKHPRGGAQG; translated from the coding sequence GTGAAGATCGTGGTCCTGGTGGAAGGGGACACGGAGGTCAAGGCCTTGCCGCCATTTTTCAGACGCTGGCTTGCGGCAGGCGGCTGCGGCCATGTGGGCGTGGTGGCCTCAAGCTTTCGTGGTAATGACAACTATCTGAAAGAATATGCAAAAAAGGCGCGCCTTTTCCTTGCCGTCAAAGACGTGATCGGCGTCATCGGCCTACTCGACCTGTACGGCTTGAAGCATCCACAGGCGCTGACTGGAACCATGGCGCAGCGGTATAAAAACATGCAAGGGGAGTTGGAGAAAAACGTCGCCGGGGTGTTCCGCCAGCATTTCGCCGTGCATGAACTCGAAGCCTGGCTTTTGAGCGACCCGGACCTCTTCGATTCGCCCCTGCGGCCGAAGCTTCCCAAAAAATCGCCTGAGAAGGTCAATTTCGACATGCTTCCGGCCAAAGTCCTGGAGAAACACTATCCCACGGTTCTCGGCCGCGACTACAAAAAGACCACCGACGGCGTCACGCTCTTCCAGAAGCTCGATCCGGCGGTGGCAGCGGCCAAGTGCCCGTACCTGAAAGCCCTCCTCGAAGACCTGCTTGACATGGCCCGAAAATCCGCCAAGGCTTTCGGCCCTGCCGAGCCGTCGCCCACTGGGTCGCGCCATGCGCCCCGGACGGCGAAACATCCTCGCGGCGGGGCACAGGGCTGA
- a CDS encoding acyl carrier protein, translated as MSVAEKVKEIIVDQLGVDEKEVVSDAKFVEDLGADSLDLTELIMAMEEEFGVEISDEDAQQILMVKDAVHFIEKKKQA; from the coding sequence ATGTCTGTCGCTGAAAAAGTGAAGGAAATCATTGTCGACCAGTTGGGCGTGGACGAGAAGGAAGTCGTCTCCGACGCCAAATTCGTGGAAGATCTGGGTGCGGATTCCCTGGACCTGACCGAGCTGATCATGGCCATGGAAGAGGAATTCGGCGTGGAGATTTCCGATGAGGACGCCCAGCAGATCCTGATGGTGAAAGACGCCGTCCATTTTATCGAAAAAAAGAAACAGGCCTAG
- a CDS encoding beta-ketoacyl-ACP synthase III, with amino-acid sequence MKTYPLIRGLGYYVPERVLTNAELERMVETSDEWITSRTGIKERRVAAPGQATSDLSLEASKAALDAAGMSAGELTHLFLCTLTPDAYCPPAACILEEKLGIRGKAAMDLNAACSGFLFGMDMARAVICMTPEAKVLVCACDVLTSRTNWADRRTCVLFGDGAGAVVITSGDAEKRPGDAAIKDVRLLSDGSLGHLLTVKGGGSGSPMRLGDVVGDDFFVQMSGQEVFKHAVRNMVSVCEDVLAANGLTGADIDYFIPHQANWRIMEAVAKKLGLPLEKVCATVARYGNTSASSVAMGLAESFQTGKIKPGDKVLLSVFGGGFTWGAALLEF; translated from the coding sequence ATGAAAACTTATCCCCTTATTCGCGGCCTTGGGTATTACGTCCCGGAGCGGGTTTTGACCAACGCCGAGCTGGAACGCATGGTGGAGACCTCCGACGAGTGGATCACCTCCCGCACCGGCATCAAGGAGCGGCGGGTGGCCGCCCCGGGCCAGGCCACCAGCGACCTGTCCCTGGAGGCCTCCAAGGCGGCCCTGGACGCTGCGGGAATGTCCGCCGGGGAGCTCACCCATCTTTTTCTGTGCACCCTGACCCCTGACGCCTATTGCCCGCCCGCGGCCTGCATCCTTGAGGAAAAGCTTGGAATTCGCGGCAAGGCGGCCATGGACTTAAACGCCGCCTGTTCCGGGTTTTTGTTCGGCATGGACATGGCCCGGGCTGTCATCTGCATGACCCCGGAGGCCAAGGTTTTGGTGTGCGCCTGCGACGTGTTGACCTCCCGCACCAACTGGGCTGACCGGCGGACCTGCGTGCTGTTTGGCGACGGCGCGGGCGCCGTGGTGATCACCTCGGGGGATGCGGAAAAGCGTCCCGGCGACGCGGCCATAAAGGACGTGCGGCTTTTGAGCGACGGTTCGCTTGGCCATCTGCTCACGGTCAAGGGCGGCGGCTCGGGAAGCCCCATGCGCCTGGGCGACGTGGTGGGCGACGACTTTTTCGTGCAGATGAGCGGGCAGGAGGTCTTCAAGCACGCCGTGCGCAACATGGTCTCGGTGTGCGAGGACGTGCTGGCCGCCAACGGCCTCACCGGCGCGGACATCGACTATTTCATCCCGCATCAGGCCAACTGGCGCATCATGGAGGCCGTAGCCAAAAAGCTCGGCCTGCCGCTTGAAAAGGTGTGCGCCACGGTGGCCCGCTACGGCAACACCTCCGCCTCATCGGTGGCCATGGGGCTGGCCGAATCCTTCCAGACCGGGAAGATCAAGCCTGGGGACAAGGTGCTGTTGTCCGTTTTTGGCGGCGGCTTCACCTGGGGCGCGGCCCTTTTGGAATTCTAG
- the fabF gene encoding beta-ketoacyl-ACP synthase II, whose amino-acid sequence MIGKRVVVTGLAAITPIGNDLTESWTNLVAGVSGAGPITRFDTTGFDTTFACEVKNFDEKAYIPHKQIRRMAIFTRFAVACGLMALENAAYTVPDAEASRVGVIVGCGLGGLEDLEMFHSKLLEQGPGRVSPFFIPMIIANMAAGQISIFTGAKGPGLCTTSACASGVHGIGYAYTDILLGRADVMICGGAESTITPLGIAGFNALKALSTRNDDPARASRPFDKERDGFVNGEGCGLLILESLEHAKARGATILAEVGGFGASLDAFHMTAPPESGEGMAQAMSAALREAGLAPEEVGHINAHGTSTYLNDLCETTAIKTVFGSAAYTVPITSNKSMIGHTLGAAGGIEAVMSVKTIMEGVIPPTINLENPDPACDLDYCPGVARKAEVSSVLCNSFGFGGANACIVFKKFTD is encoded by the coding sequence ATGATCGGCAAACGGGTAGTCGTCACCGGCCTTGCGGCCATCACCCCCATCGGGAATGACCTGACCGAAAGCTGGACGAACCTTGTGGCCGGCGTCTCGGGCGCGGGCCCCATCACCAGGTTCGACACCACCGGCTTCGACACCACCTTCGCCTGCGAAGTGAAAAACTTCGACGAAAAGGCGTACATCCCCCACAAACAGATCCGGCGCATGGCCATCTTCACCCGCTTCGCCGTGGCCTGCGGGCTCATGGCCCTGGAGAACGCCGCCTACACGGTTCCCGACGCCGAGGCCTCCCGGGTGGGGGTCATCGTGGGCTGTGGCCTGGGCGGCCTGGAAGACCTGGAGATGTTCCATTCCAAGCTCCTGGAGCAGGGGCCGGGCCGGGTGTCGCCCTTTTTTATCCCCATGATCATTGCCAACATGGCCGCCGGGCAGATCTCCATCTTCACCGGGGCCAAGGGGCCTGGCCTGTGCACCACCTCGGCCTGCGCCTCGGGTGTGCATGGCATCGGCTACGCCTATACCGACATCCTCTTGGGCCGGGCCGACGTCATGATTTGCGGCGGGGCCGAATCCACCATCACCCCCCTGGGCATCGCCGGATTCAACGCCCTAAAGGCCCTGTCCACCCGCAACGACGACCCCGCCAGGGCCTCGCGCCCCTTCGACAAGGAGCGCGACGGTTTCGTCAACGGCGAGGGCTGCGGCCTGTTGATTCTGGAATCCCTGGAGCACGCCAAGGCCCGCGGGGCCACCATCCTGGCCGAGGTGGGCGGCTTCGGGGCCTCCCTGGACGCCTTCCACATGACCGCGCCCCCGGAATCCGGCGAGGGCATGGCCCAGGCCATGAGCGCCGCCCTGCGCGAGGCGGGTCTGGCCCCGGAAGAGGTGGGCCACATCAACGCCCACGGCACGTCCACCTATCTCAACGACCTGTGCGAGACCACGGCCATCAAGACCGTCTTCGGCTCTGCGGCCTACACGGTGCCCATCACCTCCAACAAGTCCATGATCGGGCATACGTTGGGCGCGGCCGGGGGCATCGAGGCGGTCATGAGCGTCAAGACCATCATGGAGGGCGTCATCCCGCCCACCATCAACCTGGAAAATCCCGATCCCGCCTGCGACCTGGATTATTGCCCGGGTGTGGCCCGCAAGGCCGAGGTTTCCTCGGTGTTGTGCAATTCCTTCGGATTTGGCGGGGCCAACGCCTGCATCGTGTTTAAGAAGTTCACGGACTAG
- a CDS encoding YceD family protein has translation MTELWLDITDIPATGRDFSFSDPAIWNEPIRDYGLPHRFAPEAAPVAEINVTPQKTGVLVRGRLTGQVITPCDRCAEDAVVVLDSPFELYEELPRQGELSLEISLLRRRGKVLELDVGGILWEQFVLAMPVKPLCSEDCLGLCPGCGRKIGAGSCSCGESDGDLRLAPLRGLRVTKPTN, from the coding sequence ATGACCGAACTTTGGCTGGATATCACCGACATCCCGGCCACCGGCCGGGACTTTTCATTTTCGGACCCGGCCATCTGGAATGAGCCGATCCGGGACTACGGCCTGCCGCATCGGTTCGCCCCGGAGGCCGCTCCCGTGGCGGAAATAAACGTCACGCCGCAGAAAACCGGCGTGCTCGTGCGGGGAAGGCTTACGGGCCAGGTGATCACCCCGTGCGACCGGTGCGCCGAGGATGCCGTGGTAGTTCTGGACAGTCCCTTCGAATTGTACGAAGAACTGCCCAGGCAAGGTGAGTTGTCCCTGGAGATTTCGCTTTTGCGTCGCCGGGGGAAAGTGCTGGAGTTGGATGTAGGCGGGATTCTCTGGGAGCAATTTGTGTTGGCCATGCCGGTCAAACCCCTGTGCTCCGAAGACTGCCTGGGGCTGTGCCCCGGATGCGGACGCAAGATCGGCGCCGGTTCCTGCTCCTGCGGCGAATCGGACGGGGATCTGCGGCTTGCGCCCCTGCGTGGGCTTCGGGTCACGAAGCCGACGAATTAG
- the glyA gene encoding serine hydroxymethyltransferase, which produces MDELYISDPEIGRAVAREIERQTGKLEMIASENFVSTAVRQAQGSVMTHKYAEGYPGKRYYGGCEYVDVAEDLARDRVKALFGAEYANVQPHSGSQANMAVCFGALTPGDTIMGMDLSHGGHLTHGSPVNFSGRLYKVVFYHVKKETGTIDYEEVARLAREHRPKMIIAGASAYPRIIDFPRFRAIADEIGAKLMVDMAHIAGLVATGHHPSPIGHAHFTTSTTHKTLRGPRGGLILSSEEFGKTLNSQIFPGIQGGPLMHVIAAKAVAFGEALRPEFKTYQGQVVKNAQVLAKGLMGLGYELVSGGTDNHLMLIDLTNADVTGKEAEIALDKAGITVNKNTVPFETRSPFVTSGIRLGSPALTTRGMGEAEMERIVAWIDAAIKARTNETRLDEIRIEIEAFARQFPLFAC; this is translated from the coding sequence ATGGACGAACTGTATATCTCAGATCCGGAAATCGGCCGGGCGGTTGCCCGGGAGATCGAACGCCAGACCGGCAAGCTGGAAATGATCGCCTCGGAGAACTTCGTGTCCACGGCCGTGCGCCAGGCCCAGGGCAGCGTCATGACCCACAAGTACGCCGAGGGCTATCCGGGCAAACGCTATTACGGCGGTTGCGAATATGTGGACGTGGCCGAGGATCTGGCCCGGGACCGGGTCAAGGCCCTTTTCGGGGCCGAGTACGCCAACGTGCAGCCCCATTCCGGCTCCCAGGCCAACATGGCCGTGTGCTTCGGGGCGCTGACCCCCGGCGACACCATCATGGGCATGGACCTGTCCCACGGCGGGCACCTGACCCACGGCTCCCCGGTCAATTTCTCGGGGCGCCTGTACAAGGTCGTGTTTTACCACGTCAAAAAAGAGACCGGGACCATCGACTACGAGGAAGTGGCTCGGCTGGCCCGGGAGCATCGCCCGAAAATGATCATCGCCGGGGCCTCGGCCTATCCCCGGATCATCGATTTCCCGCGTTTCCGGGCCATCGCCGACGAAATTGGGGCCAAGCTCATGGTGGACATGGCCCACATCGCGGGGCTGGTGGCCACGGGGCATCATCCCTCGCCCATCGGGCATGCCCATTTCACCACCTCCACCACCCACAAGACCCTGCGCGGCCCCCGGGGCGGACTCATCCTGTCCTCGGAGGAGTTCGGCAAGACGCTCAATTCCCAGATCTTCCCGGGCATCCAGGGCGGCCCGCTGATGCACGTCATCGCGGCCAAGGCCGTGGCCTTCGGCGAGGCCTTGCGTCCGGAGTTCAAAACATACCAGGGGCAGGTGGTGAAAAACGCCCAGGTCTTGGCCAAGGGGCTCATGGGCCTGGGCTATGAGCTGGTGTCCGGCGGCACGGACAACCACCTCATGCTCATCGACCTGACCAACGCCGACGTGACCGGCAAGGAAGCGGAGATCGCCCTGGACAAGGCCGGGATCACGGTGAACAAGAACACGGTGCCCTTTGAGACCCGTTCGCCGTTCGTGACCTCGGGCATCCGCCTGGGCTCTCCGGCCCTGACCACCCGGGGCATGGGCGAGGCCGAGATGGAGCGCATCGTGGCCTGGATCGACGCGGCCATCAAGGCCCGGACCAACGAGACGCGTCTGGACGAGATTCGCATCGAGATCGAGGCCTTCGCCCGCCAGTTTCCGCTGTTCGCCTGCTAG
- the rpmB gene encoding 50S ribosomal protein L28 — translation MAKMCDKCGKKPQSGNNVSHANNKSKRRFKPNLFSVRTQLPSGEVQTITVCSRCLRSGEVVKPKAKNAI, via the coding sequence ATGGCCAAGATGTGCGACAAGTGCGGCAAAAAGCCCCAGAGCGGCAACAACGTCAGCCACGCCAACAACAAGAGCAAGCGCCGGTTCAAGCCCAACCTGTTTTCGGTGCGGACCCAACTGCCTTCGGGAGAGGTGCAGACGATCACCGTGTGCTCCCGCTGCCTGCGTTCGGGCGAGGTGGTCAAGCCCAAGGCCAAGAACGCCATCTAA
- a CDS encoding AAA family ATPase: MVDTSQDADIRRVPPIARYEKRVDPDGQNLITVLHTLYSEDRQFKKDIDAAMQAAFGDDFEGLVFPPAADHRVQMRIRWKPLKNSQTIGGISDGTLRFLFLMTVLAAPDPAPLIAIDEPETGLHPSMFSIIAEYAAQAAKKTQVVFTTHSPQFLDACGPFLPTVTVTGWKNGETTLKNLDGDLLTKWLDDYSLGKMFESGDLEALA, encoded by the coding sequence GTGGTTGATACATCGCAAGATGCGGATATACGTCGAGTACCTCCTATTGCGCGCTACGAAAAGCGCGTCGATCCCGACGGGCAAAACCTCATCACCGTACTGCACACCCTCTATTCCGAGGACCGTCAGTTCAAAAAGGATATCGACGCCGCCATGCAGGCCGCTTTCGGCGACGACTTCGAGGGACTCGTCTTCCCCCCGGCGGCGGATCATCGCGTGCAAATGCGCATCCGCTGGAAACCCCTCAAGAATTCCCAAACTATTGGCGGCATCTCCGACGGCACGCTCCGGTTCCTGTTCCTCATGACCGTTTTGGCCGCGCCGGACCCGGCCCCGCTCATCGCCATCGACGAGCCGGAAACCGGCCTGCACCCCTCCATGTTTTCCATCATCGCCGAATACGCCGCCCAGGCCGCCAAAAAGACCCAGGTGGTCTTCACCACCCATTCCCCGCAGTTTCTCGATGCCTGCGGCCCGTTTCTGCCCACCGTCACCGTGACCGGCTGGAAAAATGGCGAGACCACGCTGAAAAACCTCGACGGCGACCTGCTCACAAAGTGGCTCGACGACTACAGCCTGGGCAAGATGTTCGAGTCCGGCGATCTGGAGGCCCTGGCGTGA
- a CDS encoding LysR family transcriptional regulator, with protein MELYQLRTFVTVAETGNLTRAAQRINASGPAVSAQIKALEEELGLELFARTARGMSLTDAGRELVERARRTLEAAGELLSAAGSFRAEAVGVARIGLNNEPGRLRMTEFLARMRSDHPRIELHLMQYSTADALDGILTGELDAAFAYETANDPVAELKGVPLCRVDMAIVGPASWRGRIEEADWGELSGMPWVWFPERCPFQFLLEETFAHKGFSLNKVIVGDNDSTLRALVAAGCGLTLLRRDDALDACAAGDVCVWEREPMSLALSFLYRRTRENDPVIRAVCGVLEQVWGDGADVC; from the coding sequence ATGGAACTGTATCAACTGCGCACCTTCGTGACCGTGGCCGAGACCGGGAACCTGACCCGGGCGGCCCAGCGCATCAACGCCAGCGGGCCTGCGGTGAGCGCCCAGATCAAGGCCCTGGAGGAAGAGCTGGGGCTGGAGCTTTTCGCCCGCACGGCCAGGGGCATGAGCCTGACGGACGCCGGGCGGGAACTGGTCGAACGGGCCAGGCGGACCCTGGAGGCGGCCGGAGAATTGTTGTCGGCGGCCGGGTCGTTTCGCGCCGAGGCCGTGGGCGTGGCCCGCATCGGGCTCAACAACGAGCCGGGCAGGCTGCGCATGACAGAATTTCTGGCCCGCATGCGTTCGGATCATCCGCGCATCGAACTGCATCTCATGCAGTACAGCACGGCCGACGCCCTGGACGGGATCCTGACCGGGGAACTCGATGCGGCCTTCGCCTACGAGACGGCGAATGACCCGGTGGCCGAACTGAAGGGGGTGCCCCTGTGCCGGGTGGACATGGCCATCGTGGGGCCGGCCTCCTGGCGGGGACGCATCGAGGAGGCGGACTGGGGGGAGCTGTCGGGAATGCCCTGGGTCTGGTTCCCGGAGCGGTGTCCGTTCCAGTTCCTTCTGGAGGAGACTTTCGCCCACAAGGGATTTTCGCTGAACAAGGTCATTGTGGGCGACAACGACTCCACCCTGCGGGCGTTGGTGGCGGCGGGGTGCGGATTGACGCTCCTTCGCCGCGACGACGCCCTGGACGCCTGCGCGGCCGGGGATGTCTGCGTGTGGGAGCGCGAGCCCATGAGCCTGGCCCTGTCGTTTCTGTACCGCCGCACGCGGGAGAACGATCCGGTGATCCGGGCCGTGTGCGGCGTTTTGGAGCAGGTGTGGGGGGATGGGGCGGACGTTTGCTGA
- a CDS encoding sensor domain-containing diguanylate cyclase, whose amino-acid sequence MDTIVRKKIRFFYYTAALVTMAVVALAVSVPYFIDSRKNYDLLISEIENSIIFWHRTTLKQSVTRTISEIETIRSLTRAEFKALCDAQARAFSRLDAQDVQALAAPRHDGSPALRGIPLTLADAGVVIREQATGRVVWTNGRQDADAFAQDGPGEGAAYPVTATAPLPQGLAVTLFFQAASLDALAKARAKALIRAIRFDQGSYIWVNEILNYAGGDNYAIRAVNPNLPETEGNPLSTNTPDIHGNFPYKEELEGINRDGDLYFTYYFKKLGSMEITQKLAYAKLYKPFDWIVATGVYMDDIEAVILKRKLALTEAYAAQVRSFIILMAAVFVVCVTLFYVFERRVNAMVSSFVSRLHENEQELVQKNDRLTAAYTQLEHVAYHDFLTGLLNRHAMSDRIGEEFSRSARSGASFCLILADIDEFKRINDTMGHDVGDQVLAKAANRLRKNLRHEDVAARWGGEEFLILATACTLEKGVILAEKLRAVVEGRPIRVGEAALNVTMTFGVAAYAPGKTFDELLKDVDLRLYDGKRGGRNRVVSDACA is encoded by the coding sequence ATGGACACGATCGTACGCAAAAAAATCCGATTTTTCTACTACACCGCCGCCCTCGTGACCATGGCCGTGGTGGCCCTGGCCGTTTCCGTCCCGTATTTCATCGATTCCCGGAAAAACTACGACCTGCTCATTTCCGAGATAGAAAACTCCATCATCTTCTGGCACCGGACAACCCTGAAACAAAGCGTCACCCGGACGATAAGCGAAATCGAAACCATACGTTCGCTCACCCGGGCCGAGTTTAAGGCTCTGTGCGACGCCCAGGCCCGGGCCTTCTCCCGCCTGGACGCACAGGACGTCCAGGCCCTGGCCGCGCCCCGACATGACGGGTCGCCCGCCCTCCGTGGCATTCCCCTGACCCTGGCCGACGCCGGAGTGGTGATCCGCGAGCAGGCCACGGGGCGGGTGGTCTGGACCAACGGCCGCCAGGACGCCGACGCCTTCGCGCAGGACGGACCCGGCGAGGGAGCCGCCTATCCCGTGACGGCCACGGCCCCCCTGCCCCAAGGGTTGGCCGTCACCCTGTTTTTTCAGGCCGCGTCCCTGGACGCCCTGGCCAAGGCACGGGCCAAGGCCCTTATCCGCGCCATCCGCTTCGACCAGGGCAGCTACATCTGGGTCAACGAAATTCTGAACTACGCCGGCGGCGACAATTACGCCATCCGCGCCGTGAATCCGAACCTTCCGGAGACGGAGGGCAACCCCCTTTCCACCAATACCCCGGACATCCATGGAAATTTTCCGTACAAGGAGGAGCTGGAGGGAATAAACCGGGACGGCGATTTGTATTTCACGTACTATTTCAAAAAATTGGGCAGCATGGAAATCACCCAGAAGCTGGCTTACGCCAAGCTGTACAAGCCTTTCGACTGGATCGTGGCCACCGGCGTGTACATGGACGACATCGAGGCCGTCATCCTGAAAAGAAAACTGGCCCTAACTGAAGCCTATGCGGCTCAGGTCAGAAGCTTCATCATCCTCATGGCGGCCGTCTTCGTGGTGTGCGTGACGCTGTTTTACGTGTTCGAGCGCCGGGTAAACGCCATGGTCAGCTCCTTCGTCTCCAGACTGCATGAAAACGAGCAGGAACTGGTCCAAAAAAACGACCGGCTCACAGCAGCCTATACCCAGCTCGAACATGTGGCCTATCACGATTTCCTGACCGGACTCCTCAACCGGCACGCCATGTCCGACAGGATCGGGGAGGAATTCTCCAGAAGCGCCCGCAGCGGGGCGTCCTTCTGCCTGATCCTGGCCGACATCGACGAGTTCAAGCGCATAAACGACACCATGGGCCACGACGTTGGCGACCAGGTGCTGGCCAAGGCCGCAAACCGCCTGCGCAAAAATCTCCGGCATGAGGACGTGGCGGCCAGATGGGGCGGCGAGGAGTTTTTGATCCTGGCCACCGCCTGCACCCTGGAAAAGGGCGTCATCCTGGCCGAAAAACTGCGGGCGGTCGTCGAGGGAAGGCCCATTCGCGTCGGCGAGGCCGCCCTGAACGTCACCATGACCTTCGGCGTGGCCGCCTACGCGCCGGGTAAGACCTTCGACGAACTGCTCAAAGACGTGGACCTGCGTCTGTACGACGGCAAACGCGGCGGCAGGAACCGGGTGGTTTCGGACGCCTGCGCCTAG